The Brachypodium distachyon strain Bd21 chromosome 4, Brachypodium_distachyon_v3.0, whole genome shotgun sequence nucleotide sequence CGCCCAAGCCCTTGTTCCAGTGCCGCGTCTCCGAACTGTAGTCCATTTCGGATTAGCTTTCAGGGCGCAGGAAAGAGAACGGGAATGAACATGGAAGTAATCAGGCACCGCCGCAAAAGCCAACCCGGTAGTCGCCCTGTGTCCTTTGTTTAGGCTGCAGCCTATGCTTATTTGGCTTCTTGGGGCTACAAGCTAACAAGCTAAACCAAACAACTCATGTGCAGTTAGCTGGAGGAAAGAAGATTCAGCCAAATTGTACTAAAGAGCACAAGCACCTATTTCGGTGCTTCTCCCGGAGGCTGGAGCTTGTGAAATATCCCAAGCCCTTTACCCTCGTCACTTGTTCCGTATTTACATCCAAAATGCCACTCCGTCACCCAAATCGTTTTCTTGCCTATTCCCCTTTCCATCCCCTCGTTCTCTCCCCACCCCGTCTCCCGAGCGAGCAGCCTGATCCAGCGCCGCCTGCGGGTGCCGCCGGCCCGCCTCCCCCGgatccgccgcctccgccggccccCGAACTTCTCCTCTGTTGGCCCGCCTACGCCGGACCACTGACCGACGCCCAACACATGAAGCCTCCACATATACGACGGCGACTTCGTCTCCacggacggcggcgaccacctcTCCACGGACGTCGGCCCATCTCCCCCTCCGTCGACCCACGCTGCTTCCTCTGTTGGCCGACGCCCGAAGGCTCCCCTGCGATTTCTCCATCGAGGCAGACCCGCCCAAGCAGATTTGTTCTCCCATTCCTCCCGATTTGTTCttagttttcctttttaggAATTTACGATTTCTGATGTATGAATTAGATAAGATACTGCTCTTAATTTCTCTGCCACACAATTTTGAAATTAGGTATTTTACATTGAAAACAACTCTTAAACTTGCACTCTGCACTTATATCAGCAAACTCGACACTTAATCAAATTTGCAGCAAACAGAGACATTTCAGACATTCCACACCCATCCAGCTGCAACCACAGTTAAAGTTAAATAATAGTATTTTACGCCAAAACTGACTCTTAAACTCCATTTGCGTTTACATCGTCAAACTCAGCGTTTaataaaaaattgcagcaaacATGGGCATTACACACATTCCACTTCCATACAGGAGCAGCCACAGTTTCACTATCATGCTAAACGAACAGCAAGTCAGGTTCAGCTCCAGCCTTCCAGCTCCAGCAGAAAATTAGCCTTTTCCAGCTCCAGTTAGCTTGAGTTCAGCTCCAGCCTAAACAAAGGCAGTCCTGAAAACTCCTCTTCTCGGTTTCGTTGGGCTTTCCAAGGGAAAAGGGCCTATTTCTCGACCGCAACTTCAGTCATATGGGCCGGCCCAATAACTTAATCAGCAAATGAGGCTACTTGTACCGGTTGACCGATTCGAGCACAAGCCACGATGTTCAGGACATTCGTGCATCAGAGGTCagattttcctaaaaaaatctAGATGTCGGATTACAAGTGACGTGATCCTAGTGTAAGTTTGCATCAACCTGCAGGAAAGAGACATGCTTTAGAGGATGGTCCATGGAACTTTGGGAATGATTTGTTAGTAATGGAGGATTTTGTTGCGGATAAGACTGTCGATGAGTATGAGTTTGCTTATGTCCCAATCTGGATTAGGGTGTCAATTTTCCGATGGGAAGAATGACTAGGCAGGCGGGGGAGATGATTGGAGATGTGGTGGGCGAAACTCTGGATGTTGATGTGGGTGAAGATGAAACGGCCATAGCACGTATTTTTCGTATTAAGGTGAAGCTGCAGATTGATAGACCTTTGATGCGTGGTATTACTATagaaagagaggaggaggaggacaaagCTGCTGGCCAGATGGATGcagggaaaaaggaaaaggaggaTCGCTGGTGTGCGTTTACCTATGAGTATCTCCCTGAATTTTGCTATACCTGTGGTATAATTGGTCATACGTACAAGAGATGTATTAGAAAACTTTCAGTTTGGAAGTGGAATTCAGTATGTGCCACCGAGGCAATCGACCAGCTGGGGTGATCGTCCAGCTTGGCGAGAAGGGAGGCATTCGGGGAACGTGCATTATGTCCCTCCGGGACAGGGCAGTGGAAGTTCTGATTGGAGGAAGGATAAACAAGTGGCCCGTGGGCATGATGAGGCTGCTACCACTGATGCTCGACAGGCAGAAATGAATGAAAAGATGAAGAAGCAGCTCGCTCCGACAGTTTCggtgcagccactagggggacAGGGAAGAGAGGGAGCTTCACAGAATACCGAGCCAGGGGCCGATGTGGACGTGAACAGTAGCATACAGTCCATGCAAAGTGACGGGAAGGGTGAGATAGATGATGCTGGCAACTCACCGGAGAAGGGGAAGGCTGAACTAGGTGACAACATGAAAAAAGGCAAAACTTACAAGAAGCTGCAAGGTAGACGAAGTAACAATAAATCAAACGAACGTTTGGGTGACATTGGTGGACAGAAGAGGGACAGAGGGGACGTGGAAGACTTGGGGTAAGGGGACCCAAAAAGAACTAAAAAGCATGCTAAGATGTCAGATGCTGATTTTGAAAAGATGAATGCCGGGCTGTCGGAACAGCTCCGCAAAGACCAATGAAGATAGTCGTTTGGAATTGCCGAGGATTGGGGAATAGGCCGGCAATTCGAGGTCTTCTGGAACTGCAGAAGAAGGAGGGCCCTGATATTCTGTTCTTGTCTGAAACTAAGCTGGACAAGAGGAGGATGGAGAAGTTTCGTAACATGTTAGGATTGCAAGGTATGCTGGTCCGTGATTGTGAAGGAAGAAGTGGGGGTGTTGCATTATTTTGGAGGCGTGGGGTGGATGTATCGCTGAGATGGATGGGAAGGGGACATATTGGTGTTGAAGTGTTGGAGCAGGATGGTTTCAAATGGAGGCTGACGGGTCTATATGGCAGTCCACGAACTGAAGAAAAGAAGCTTACTTTGCGTCTTCTTCGGACGTTGCATCAGCAAGCTGATCTCCCATGGGTGTGTCTTGGTGATTTCAATGAAATTCTGTTCGCTCATGAGAAACAAGGTGGGGCACCTCGAGCCCAATCATGTTTGGATAATTTTAGAGATGTGCTTGTTTTCTGTGGCTTAAAGGACCTCGGTTTTGAGGGAGATGTTTTTACTTGGCGTAATAATAATCACCGAGTTGACGGGTATATTCGTGAGAGGCTTGATCATGTAGTTGCAAATATGTCTTGGTGTGATCGTTGTGCAGATTACCGGGTCCGTAATATTGATCCTGAACATTCAGATCATAGGCCTATTGCTCTTACTATCAATGAAGGAAGTAGAAGGTCTGGGAGAAGCTTTGGACAGCAGGTCATACGTTTTGAAGCTCGATGGCTTTTAGAGGAAGATTGTGAGGCCGTGGTACAGAACGCCTGGGATATGGCAGggcttcgtggtcaggtttcTGCTTCAGAGAGGCTTTGTGTCGTGTCCAAGGACCTGCATGACTGGATCCGCAATGTGTTGGGGGACCTACAGAAGCGCATAAAGGAACTGAAGGATGAATTGGAAGCTTGTAGGAGAGAGGATATTTCAGCGCGGTCTGGCCAAAGGGAGCAGGTTCTTCgcttcaaacttgaaagaCTGGAAGATCAACATGATCTTGTGTGGAGACAACGTGCCCATGTCCACTGGCTGGAGAAAGGTGACCGTAATACGTCCTTCTTCCACCGGGCTGcttcagaaagaaagaaacataaTTTAATCAAAAAATTGAAGGGGAGGAGGGTTTGAAGGCCCTGGTCACTAATTATTTCTTTGACTTTCTTTACCCCCTTGGCAGGTTTAGCATATGAACAAGCGCTCAGTCATATTTCCCCTAGGGTCAACGAGAGTATGAATATATTACTGATGGCTCCCTTCATTGTGGAAGATGTCAGGAAGGCGTTGGAGAGCATTGGCGACCTTAAAGCTCCAGGCCTTGATGGGATGCCTGCCATATTTTATAAGCGCTTTTGGGGCACGGTTGGTGAGACCGTCGTGCAAGAAGTGTTAGATGTGCTGCAGGGAGGCGAGTTACCGGAAATCACTCacaaagtacaaaagaaaCTCACTAAATCATTCACACAGAGCATGGATTACATTCATGGAGTATGTGCAGAGTACACGGGTGATGGGAGAAAAAAACTGAAGCTTCTACACATTGCATCTCACTCCCCTCTACATATTCATTTGctcctttttattttggtcATCTAACTCTGTCCAAATTACATTTAAGTCCTACTtccaacactccccctcaagaTGGGGCAAATGCATCATATAGCCACATCTTGCCACACAGGCTAGAAAATATTTTCTCAGATAAACCTTTAGTCAATACATCAGCAAGTTGATTTGAAGAACTAACATATGGCATGCAGATGATCCCCTGGTCTAGCTTTTCTTTGATAAAGTGCCGATCGATCTCGATATGTTTTGTCCGACCATGATGTACAGGGTTATGAGCAGTATCAAGTGCAGCCTTGTTATCGCAGTATAATAATAACGGCTTCTGTTGGAATAAACCCAACTCCATTAATACAAATTTCAACCAGAGAACTTCACATACCCCGTGTGCCATGGCTCGGAACTCTGCTTCAGCTGTGGATCTGGCCACCACATTCTGCTTCTTACTTCGCCAAGTAACAAGATTTCCTCCAATGAAGGTGCAATAACCAGAGGTTGATCTTCTATCATCCACTGAGCCTGCCCAATCTGCATCTGTATAGCATTCAACTTGCAAATTACCATGAGATGTATACAACAAACCTCTACCAGGACACCCTTTGAGATAACGTATTATCCTCATCACAGCATCCAAATGGTGACTTCTAGGATCATGCATAAATTGACTCACAACACTGACAGCAAAGGCTAGATCAGGACGAGTGTGTGACAAGTAAATTAAACACCAAACTAGCCGCTGGTATTGCCCTTTATCTACAGGGGATCCTCCATCTTTAGTAAGACGTTGGTTCGCTTCAATTGGGGTAAAGGCTGGACGACACCCAGTCATTCCAGTTTCACTTAACAAGTCCAGAACATATTTTCTTTGTGAGAGGTAAATACCTTTTGCACTTCGTGACACTTCGATACCCAAGAAATATCTCAATTGTCCAAGGTCCTTAACTTCAAATTCCTTTGTTAGTTGCTGCTTTAATCTCTTTACTTCACTGCCATCATTTCCTGTGATAataatatcatcaacatatacaatCAATATAGCAATTTTATCACCATTACGATTATAAAATAGAGTATGATCAGCATTACTCTGTTTGTATCCCATTTGAACCACAGCTTTACGAAATCGATCAAACCAAGCACGTGGAGATTGCTTTAAGCCATACAAGGACCGATGCAATTTCAGCACTTTGCCTTCAGTTTGAGCTGTACCAAAACCAGGAGGTATATGCATGTACACTTCTTCGCGAAGATCTCCATGAAGAAATGCATTTTTGACATCTAACTGATGTAAATCCCAATTAAGATTAGATGCACAAGATATCAAAGCTCTTATGGTATTCATCTTGGCCACTGGTGCAAATGTCTCTTCATAATCTATCCCATATGTTTGAGAGTAACCTTTCGCAACCAAACGAGCCTTAAATCTTTCTATTTTTCCTTCAAGATTATGTTTGATAGTATATACCCATTTGCACCCTACAGCCTCCTTGCCAGGTGGTAACTCAACCAATTCccaagttttattttttttctagagcATTCATTTCCTCTAGCATAGCTGCCTTCCACTTAGGATCCTTCATAGCATCCTCCCAATTTTTAGGAATGCAGGCGGAATCTAAAGAGGCTATAAACCCTTTAAAGGTGGGACTGCACCTTTCATAGTTAACAAAATTTTGCGAGATCATGTTTATAACCTACATAGTCTTTCAGTCGTTCTGGTACACTAATTTTTCTTGCAGTCTTTCTCAATGCGATTGGTTGGTCGAGTAAAGGAAGACTAAGAGATTCAATACCTTCTTCTCCTGAAGTACCAGAAACAAGTTCCCTTGGTGATGGAGGGTTCTCAGGGACAAAAGTATGATCAACATTTCCTTCCGTTGCATCAATAGTTGTAGGCGCACCACTTGGAACTCTAGAATCTTCAGGTGTACTAGCATCAGTACCTGCATCACCTATATCTATATTTTGATCATGTGGGTAAATATCacaaacttcttcttcttcactgATAGTTACAGTTTTCTCCCCCTCTGCTCCATCCTTCCGCTGAAATACATCAATTAAAGAAATCAATACCGGACTTCCAGGATTAGTCTGTATATCTGAGTTCTCCCCCTTACTATGAATACTATGGATATTGTTGCCATTTGACGAATAGAAGGGTTCTTTTTCATGAAAGGTAACATCCATACTCACAAAAAATCTTCTTTGTGTAGGACTCCAGCAACGGTATCCCTTCTGCTTAGGTGAATATCCCACAAAGATACACTTTATAGCACGCGGATCAAGTTTTCCAACCGAGTTCCTGTAATCATGGACAAAACATGTGCATCCAAATATCTTGGGTGGCACAATAAAATCATTAGTACCACTTAAGCATTCAACTGGAGTTTTGTAGCCTAGAATCCTTGATGGCATACGATTGATTAAGTATGCTGCAGTTTTAACCGCCTCACCCTAGAGAAATTTCGGGACATTCATCTTGAACATAAGGGACCGAGCTACTTCAAGCAAGTGTCTGTTTTTCCGTTCCACCACTCCATTTTGTTCAGCTGTATTTACACATGTTGTCTGGTGTATAATGCCATGAGAAGCGAGA carries:
- the LOC106866892 gene encoding uncharacterized protein LOC106866892 isoform X2 — translated: MKIVVWNCRGLGNRPAIRGLLELQKKEGPDILFLSETKLDKRRMEKFRNMLGLQGMLVRDCEGRSGGVALFWRRGVDVSLRWMGRGHIGVEVLEQDGFKWRLTGLYGSPRTEEKKLTLRLLRTLHQQADLPWVCLGDFNEILFAHEKQGGAPRAQSCLDNFRDVLVFCGLKDLGFEGDVFTWRNNNHRVDGYIRERLDHVVANMSWCDRCADYRVRNIDPEHSDHRPIALTINEGSRRSGRSFGQQVIRFEARWLLEEDCEAVVQNAWDMAGLRGQVSASERLCVVSKDLHDWIRNVLGDLQKRIKELKDELEACRREDISARSGQREQVLRFKLERLEDQHDLVWRQRAHVHWLEKGMD
- the LOC106866892 gene encoding uncharacterized protein LOC106866892 isoform X1; this translates as MKIVVWNCRGLGNRPAIRGLLELQKKEGPDILFLSETKLDKRRMEKFRNMLGLQGMLVRDCEGRSGGVALFWRRGVDVSLRWMGRGHIGVEVLEQDGFKWRLTGLYGSPRTEEKKLTLRLLRTLHQQADLPWVCLGDFNEILFAHEKQGGAPRAQSCLDNFRDVLVFCGLKDLGFEGDVFTWRNNNHRVDGYIRERLDHVVANMSWCDRCADYRVRNIDPEHSDHRPIALTINEGSRRSGRSFGQQVIRFEARWLLEEDCEAVVQNAWDMAGLRGQVSASERLCVVSKDLHDWIRNVLGDLQKRIKELKDELEACRREDISARSGQREQVLRFKLERLEDQHDLVWRQRAHVHWLEKGLAYEQALSHISPRVNESMNILLMAPFIVEDVRKALESIGDLKAPGLDGMPAIFYKRFWGTVGETVVQEVLDVLQGGELPEITHKVQKKLTKSFTQSMDYIHGVCAEYTGDGRKKLKLLHIASHSPLHIHLLLFILVI